DNA sequence from the Streptomyces cinnabarinus genome:
CAGCAGCCGACGGCGAGCAGCAGCCCGCTCAGCCGGAGCGCACGGCCGCCGTCCTCGGCCGTCTCGATCCCCCGCGTCGCCCGGACCTGGAACAGCACCACCACGACCGTGTTGAGCACCAGCGTCCAGGCGATCACCGAGCGGGGCAGCTCGTCATGGGCCAGCACCCACAGCGGGATGCCCACCGTCAGCACCGTCACATGCAGGCTCACCACGGAGTTGAGGCAGGTCAGCACGGTGAACCGGCGGTCCCGGAAGACCGCGAGGCGGCGCCGCCACGGCAGCGGCCGGCCGCCGCCCGCGCCACCCGCCCCGAGCCGGGTCACCAGCACCGCGGCGAGCACGAACGACAGCGAGTTGCCGTACACGACGGCCAGATACACCCCGTCGCTGTCCCACAACAGCGCCCCGGCGGCCGCGAGTCCGCCGAGCGACAGCCCCAGGTTCTGCAGCGACCGGGCCATCCCCATCGCCCGCACCCGTTGCCCGGCCTCCACGGCCGCCCCGAACAGCCCCTGCACCAGCGGCGAGGCGGCCCGGTCGGCCACCGCCAGCAGCGAGACCACGCACAGGAACGGCACGAACCCCGACGCGAAGGGGTAACACGCCAGCAGCGCCGCCCGGGCCACATGGGCGGCGATCAGCATCCGGCGCGGACCGGCCCGGTCCGCCAGGATCCCGGTGGGCACCAGCAGCGCGAAGGACACCGCGCCCGCGACACCCAGCCCGAGCCCCACCTCAGTGCTGCCCAGGTCCAGATAGCGGGTGAGGAAGACGACCGAGACCGCCATGTAGAGCCCGCTGCCGAGGGCGTCCACGAACACCGCGGCCAGCAGCACGAGCGCGCTGCGCGGCAGCCGCTCCCGCTCGGCGGACTTCTTCATGTCGGCTCCGATCGGCGGAGGTTCAGGTGGAGCGTTCGGGGTGCGGCAGGCTCAGTAGTAGTCCCGCATCAGGTCGTCGACCCACGCGGGCTGTACGACCTCCTCGCGCGGCCCGAACTGCGTGAGATACGGCTTGATGTCGAGCACCGGAGTGCCGTCCACGGCGTCCAGGCCACGCACATGCACATCGAGCCCGTCCACCTTCAGCAGCTTGCAGCGCGAGACCGCGATCCGGTTGGGTCGGTTCTTCGCACGCTGCGCGAAGATCCCGGTCCGCGGCCAGTCGGGGTTGCCCCGCGGGTGCCGGGCGCCGGTGTGGATCTTCTCCGGGGCCACCCGGTGGAAGTGGAAGACGACCTCCAGATGGGAGAAGGTGTCCAGGCCGAGAAGCGCCTCCGGTCCGAACCGCCCGCCGTCCAGCCGGATCACCGAGGTCACGTCGCCCCAGTAGTCGTCGGAGAGGTCGCTGCGGTCGCTGTGGACCCGCCCGATCGGCACCAGGTCGGTGACGGCGTTCGGCCGGGGCTCCTCCAGGTGCGCGAACCACACCTCGTCGCGGACCAGCAACTCGCCCGTGACGGCCCGCTGGACGGTCAGGAAGATCTCGTCGGCCGGGACGTTCAGCAGCTCCGAGAGCCTGCTCTGGAGCAGCCGGAGCAGCGCGCCCACCTGGTCCTTGCTGTAGCTCTCCTTGCAGACCACGAACCCGACCGGGGCCGGGGGAGAGTCCGGGGCGCGCCACTCGGGCCGGTGGTAGGTGCCGGGTTCGAGGCGCTGCCACCACACCCAGCAGTGGCCCGCGGGCAGTCCGAGCAACTGGGTGATGTCGGCGGCGAGTTGTTCCAGCGCGGCGGGGCCGGGACTCGCGTCCGGCGAGAACAGCCTGATGACGGGCATGTCAGCGCACCCCGCTCAGCGGCTTGACGCCGATCAGCATGCAGGTGCGCACGGGGATGAAGAACTCCTCGCCCTCCTGCCGGATGCCCAGCGCCGCCCGGTGCGCCTCGGGGGCCTCGGCGAGCCGCCGCCGGATCGCGGCCTCCGCCTCGGCGCCGGAGGAGGCGATCTCGCACCAGCGCTTGACCGGCACGCCGGTCCGGCTCTCCGCCTGGCCGCCGCGGGCGACGGGGACGTTGAGCCCGGCGCCCTGGAAGAACTCGACCCACTCGTCCAGGGTGTAGCTGCGCACATGGGTGGGGTCGTGCAGGATCTCCAGCTCATGGTTGAGCGCGTCGAACACGGGGTCGGTGTGGCCCTCCAGATCGATCACCGCCAGCCGCCCGCCGGGCCGCAGCAGCCGGGTCATCTCACCGACCGCCTTCGGCATGTCCTGGAAGTGGTGCGGGGCGAGCCGCGACACCACCAGGTCGAACGAGGCGTCCGGGAAGGGCAGTTCCTCGGCGACGGCCTGCGCGGTCTCCACCGTCACCTGCCGCTCGGCGGCCAGACCCCGGAACGACTCCAGCATGGACGGCGCCGGGTCGACGCCCACCAGCCGGGCCGGGTAGTCCTCGGCGAAGGACAGCGCCAGATGGCCCGCGCCACAGGCGACGTCGCAGATCGCGCTGCCCGTCTGCGGCCCCAGCGTCTCGTGCAGGGCGGCCATCGTCGGGCTCGACTTGTGCACCTCGCTGGTGGCGAAGTTGTTGGCGATCTTGTCGAACCGCCGGCTGGAGAGCGTCTCACTCGCGGGCATTTCTTTCCCTTTCCTGTTCGTGCTGTGTGCTGACGCGGCGTCAAGAGGCGATGCCCACCAGGGAGGTGAGCGCCCGCAACGGGTCACGGGCGGGTCCCGGACCGACGGGGTGCAGGGTGTGGCCGAGCCCTTCGAGTACATGGACCCGGACCTCGGGGGTCGGCGAGCCGATGACGTGGCGCGCGGACCAGTCGCCGTACATGCCCGGCTCGAAGACGGCGGGCTGCGGGTTCTTGTCCGAGCCCTCCGAGTCCTCGACCAGATAGCCGATCAGGTCGCGGCTGCCGTAGACGAGTTCGACGGCGGGGACGCGCGAGCTCAGGAAGACGTCCTCGTCCACCACCGTGCCCACCAGCACCACGCGGTCGGCGCGCGGGGGAGAGCCCGACTCCAGCAGCCGCAGCAGGGCCTGGCCGCCGAGCGAGAAACCCACGAGGGTCAGTGGCCCGGCCGTCAGGTGCCGGCTCCCACGCACCAGCTGACCGAGCCGCTCCACCCTGGCCTGCAACTCCGCCTCGGTGAAAGGGGACTTCGGGTCACGGACGGGCATGTCGCACTGCAACACCTGCCGTCCGGCGGTCACCAGACGCTCCGTCAGTCCGGCGAGCAGCAGGTCGTCCCGGCCCTCGCCGTCGAGGGCCGAGACGCTTCCGGGCGCGGCGAGCAGGACGGTCGCGCTCGCCGGGGCGGCGGGGAAGGACCGCAGGACGCGGTAGGACTCCCCGCCGGAGTCCTTGCGCCACTGGACATGGCGGTGCACGCTCACGCCGTCACCTCCGGCACACGGCTTCGGCGAAGGAGCCGACGCGCTGGTGGAAGTAGACACTGATGATCTCCTCGTGCAGGGCCTCGCCGTCCAGCGTGGGTATGACGCTCTCCGCGGCCCCCGGTACCGGCTCGACCAGTCCGCGCTCCAGGAGTTCGTCGAACACCCCGGCGAACGGCTCGTCGTGGAACAGCTCGACGCCGAACCGGCGCCTGAACCGCCCCGCGTCGATGGGCTGGTTGGCCTTGAAGTTGAAGCCGAGCACCAGGCCGACCGCCTCCAGGCCGACCAGCCGCCGCCCGAACGCCAGCGGCAGCTCGGGGCCGTTCTGGATCAGCCGGGCGTAGCCGCTGATGTCGGCGATGTTGTGGGTCTGGACGACCGTGTCGTCGTCGCCGGTGAGCCAGCCGTAGGCGCCGGGGCCGTAGGCGATCATCGAGTCGTGGCGCTGCCACTTGTTGCGCGAGACGCGCGGGATGTTGCCCTCGGGGTAGATGCCGGGCCGGTTCCACCAGCCGCACGGGCTCGGGTGGTAGCCCGCGTCCAGCAGCAGCTCCACGATGGCCTCACGCATCTCGTACGTCTCGTCCAGGCCGGGGAAGACGTGCTCCTCGCGCAGCCGGTCGCGGACGCTCTCCACGTTCCACAGCGCGCGGTTGCCGATCCCCATCTTCGCCCGGTCGGCGTTGCGCAGGCGGTAGATGGTGATCGTGGGCACTTCCAGATCGGTCAGCCGCCGGATGTCGTCGGCGACCTTCCCGGGGGTCTGGTGCGGCAGCCCGAACATCATGTCGACGTTGAACGGCCGCCCGGTGGCCCGGAGTTTCTCGATCGCCTTCAGCGACATCTCCGCGTCGTGGCCGCGTCCGGCGAAGGCGTTGACCTCGCTCTGGAGCGACTGCACGCCCACGCTGAAGCGGTTGAAGCCGATCGCGCAGGCCTCGGCCAGCTCGTCGTGCTGGAAGTTGTCGGGGTTGCCCTCCAGCGAGATCTCGCAGTCGTCGGTCAGCGTGTAGTGGGCCCGCATGTGCCCGACCAGTCGCCCCAACTGCTCGGTGCCCAGCAGGGACGCGGTGCCGCCGCCCAGGTAGACCGACTCGATCCGGGCCTCGGCGAGCCAGGGCGCGTGCGCGAGCCGGCGGCGGGACTCCTCCAGCAGCAGATCCGTCCACACCCGCGAGGCACGCTCGCCCTCCGCGCCGCCGGGGACCCTGCGCTTGACGTAATTGCAGAAGTGACAGATGTACGCGCACAGCGGCACATGGAAGTACAGGTGCGCGGGCCGGCCGGCGCCCGGGTGGGCGCGCAGGGCCTCGGCGACCTCCGAAGGGTCCAGCCGGTCGCCGTAGTTGGCCGTCACGTTGATGTTGTAGTCGTCCTGGCCGATCCTGAGGGCCGGGTTTTCCTGGAGCAGCCGCGCGAGCCCCGTGCCGGGGCGCACGGCTGTCGTGCCGGCTGAAGCAACCGCCTTGCTCATCGCGACCTCGTCTCCTGTCCGGGGTCGGCCCCCGTTCGTCGGTCACGCCGCGCCTGACGTTCGCGCGGCCCTTCCCGGCCCGTCCCTCACGGGCCGGGAAGGCCGTGCAGCGCTCGCCCCCGCTCCCGATCCCTCAGCGGTCCCGGGGGTCCCTCGAGCGCTCTTCCGCGAGCCCGTCCCTCTACGAGCCCGGGGGGTCCTGCAGTGCTCCGGTCCTTCTCATGACAGGAGTCGGTCAGATCTCGACCTCGATGACCGTGGCCTCGGTGATGTTGGTGGCCTCCACCAGGAGGGTCTCGCTGGGCGCGGTGGCCGAGGCGGCGCCGACGGCACTGAGCGTCACGCCCTCCTCGCCCGGCTCGAGGTGGATGCGGATGACCTTCTTCTCTTCGGGCATGTCCGTGTTCCCTTCGATGAGGGGCGGCAGCGGTCGCGCCGCCCCCGGACGGGGCCCGCTCACGTCATCGGGAGCGGGGTCGGTGGGGCCCGGCGCAGGGCCGGGCCGTGCGGCCTCGGGCCGCGTCTAGCGCGGGGTGAGAGTCAGGCGTACGTTGCGCTGCTTGCGCTCGCGCCAGTAGCGGCCGGAGCGGAGCATGAACTCCTGGAGGTATTCGGTGGCACCGCACCCCTTCGGGTCACCGGTGAGATTGCGGGCCAGCGGCGGGCACCGGAACTGGCACCAGATGTCCTCCTTGGCCACCGGGCAGCTCCCGCACACGCTGTGGTCGCTGAACCGGATGTCACGGAAGGCGTCGAAGCCGCTCTCCCAGATCTCGGCGAAGGACCGCTCGGCGATGCTCCCGGCCCGGTGCAGCTGTCCCGACATGCAGTTGCTGCACGGGTAGATGTCGCCGCGGCTGTTGACGTAGACGACCGAGCGGCCGCACTTCTCCTGGCCGACGGCGCGTTCGAGGCGCTGGCAGAACTGGATGGTGTCCACCCCGCGGATCTCGTCCGCGGCGCGCCGGCCCGGCTGGGTGCCGGGGGCGCTCGCGGGTTCGGTGCCGGAGTCGGTCTCGGGGGAGGTCGAGTACCGCTCCATGCACCTGCGGTAGACCTCGAAGACCTCGTCGACGTCCTCGGGTCGCAGCAGCATGTCGGGGTGGAGCAGGGCGCGGCCCACGGGGTGGGTCTCCAGCCACTGCGGGCGCGGATAGCCGCGCTCCGCGCACCACTCGAAGATCTCCTCGGCGTCCTGGATGTTGTTGCGGTGGACGGAGA
Encoded proteins:
- a CDS encoding MFS transporter; this encodes MKKSAERERLPRSALVLLAAVFVDALGSGLYMAVSVVFLTRYLDLGSTEVGLGLGVAGAVSFALLVPTGILADRAGPRRMLIAAHVARAALLACYPFASGFVPFLCVVSLLAVADRAASPLVQGLFGAAVEAGQRVRAMGMARSLQNLGLSLGGLAAAGALLWDSDGVYLAVVYGNSLSFVLAAVLVTRLGAGGAGGGRPLPWRRRLAVFRDRRFTVLTCLNSVVSLHVTVLTVGIPLWVLAHDELPRSVIAWTLVLNTVVVVLFQVRATRGIETAEDGGRALRLSGLLLAVGCCALAATGALPTAAAVAVLLGAVAFQAFAEMHQQAGAWAISYDLAPEDRRQVYLAFFSLGNAARNTYGPLVVTFLVVQRGAVGWLLLGALALGSGAWAARAGRPPAAPGAPPAPAVSLTDVQGETHGTHP
- a CDS encoding SAM-dependent methyltransferase codes for the protein MPIGRVHSDRSDLSDDYWGDVTSVIRLDGGRFGPEALLGLDTFSHLEVVFHFHRVAPEKIHTGARHPRGNPDWPRTGIFAQRAKNRPNRIAVSRCKLLKVDGLDVHVRGLDAVDGTPVLDIKPYLTQFGPREEVVQPAWVDDLMRDYY
- a CDS encoding class I SAM-dependent methyltransferase, which translates into the protein MPASETLSSRRFDKIANNFATSEVHKSSPTMAALHETLGPQTGSAICDVACGAGHLALSFAEDYPARLVGVDPAPSMLESFRGLAAERQVTVETAQAVAEELPFPDASFDLVVSRLAPHHFQDMPKAVGEMTRLLRPGGRLAVIDLEGHTDPVFDALNHELEILHDPTHVRSYTLDEWVEFFQGAGLNVPVARGGQAESRTGVPVKRWCEIASSGAEAEAAIRRRLAEAPEAHRAALGIRQEGEEFFIPVRTCMLIGVKPLSGVR
- a CDS encoding coproporphyrinogen-III oxidase family protein, with the translated sequence MSKAVASAGTTAVRPGTGLARLLQENPALRIGQDDYNINVTANYGDRLDPSEVAEALRAHPGAGRPAHLYFHVPLCAYICHFCNYVKRRVPGGAEGERASRVWTDLLLEESRRRLAHAPWLAEARIESVYLGGGTASLLGTEQLGRLVGHMRAHYTLTDDCEISLEGNPDNFQHDELAEACAIGFNRFSVGVQSLQSEVNAFAGRGHDAEMSLKAIEKLRATGRPFNVDMMFGLPHQTPGKVADDIRRLTDLEVPTITIYRLRNADRAKMGIGNRALWNVESVRDRLREEHVFPGLDETYEMREAIVELLLDAGYHPSPCGWWNRPGIYPEGNIPRVSRNKWQRHDSMIAYGPGAYGWLTGDDDTVVQTHNIADISGYARLIQNGPELPLAFGRRLVGLEAVGLVLGFNFKANQPIDAGRFRRRFGVELFHDEPFAGVFDELLERGLVEPVPGAAESVIPTLDGEALHEEIISVYFHQRVGSFAEAVCRR
- a CDS encoding radical SAM/SPASM domain-containing protein, producing MRKIPFQVNEGGLVALLPNGHVEFLADSARQLILRHNAGRPVSAEELMTHALSDPLVTLDRFHLSAPAIAFVETTNLCNLRCRHCYADSALKRPDEMSTPRIKALLDEFAEMGVLQVFLTGGEIFSHRDAVEIIRHARSKPFSTQIFTNGLLITEEKLAAIPPGQSFFISFDTADPERTVRGRMDFPKLQHAFEMMRKHGHVFRTAISVHRNNIQDAEEIFEWCAERGYPRPQWLETHPVGRALLHPDMLLRPEDVDEVFEVYRRCMERYSTSPETDSGTEPASAPGTQPGRRAADEIRGVDTIQFCQRLERAVGQEKCGRSVVYVNSRGDIYPCSNCMSGQLHRAGSIAERSFAEIWESGFDAFRDIRFSDHSVCGSCPVAKEDIWCQFRCPPLARNLTGDPKGCGATEYLQEFMLRSGRYWRERKQRNVRLTLTPR